In Musa acuminata AAA Group cultivar baxijiao chromosome BXJ2-8, Cavendish_Baxijiao_AAA, whole genome shotgun sequence, one genomic interval encodes:
- the LOC135619754 gene encoding probable transcription factor At4g00390, with the protein MPTLTPPNSLDPPPPDPRPSTTEDSPSTNGGPGGCSAPLNPSSSKPIPGPDEPASAAAAMSRRSGRKRKPREFGGRSPSGLRQMKVWSEPDEVALLEGALAFRSRTGALPKQPTMSAFFASIKTSIATHLTPEQVGYKLKRLKSKFVHSSAAGSSAVVTAHDRRICELSAEIWGEEAKQADGDAEEDGNGDVAPAATEEDDDAGREDDKYPFIREAVAEYGRCLSGVLLEKKLKLIDDSKGKLLEEKLRKQCEAEMELWAKRLDLLKEISELLMDAHKS; encoded by the coding sequence ATGCCTACCTTGACGCCCCCAAATTCTCTCGATCCTCCGCCGCCCGATCCGCGACCGTCAACCACGGAGGACTCACCGTCGACCAACGGCGGCCCCGGTGGCTGCTCGGCCCCCCTGAATCCTTCCTCCTCGAAGCCCATCCCGGGACCCGACGAGCCGGCCTCCGCCGCGGCGGCCATGTCCAGGCGGAGCGGGCGGAAGAGGAAGCCCCGCGAGTTTGGCGGGCGGAGCCCCTCCGGCCTCCGGCAGATGAAGGTGTGGTCGGAGCCCGACGAGGTCGCGCTCCTCGAAGGCGCCCTTGCCTTTCGCTCCCGTACCGGCGCCCTTCCCAAGCAGCCCACCATGTCCGCCTTTTTCGCTTCCATCAAGACCTCCATCGCCACCCACCTCACCCCCGAGCAGGTCGGTTACAAGCTCAAGCGCCTCAAGAGCAAGTTCGTCCACTCTTCCGCCGCTGGTTCCTCCGCCGTTGTCACCGCCCACGACCGGCGCATCTGCGAGCTGTCCGCCGAGATATGGGGCGAGGAGGCCAAGCAGGCCGATGGGGACGCCGAGGAGGACGGAAACGGGGACGTGGCCCCCGCTGCCACCGAGGAGGATGATGATGCGGGAAGGGAGGACGATAAGTATCCGTTCATCAGGGAAGCCGTGGCGGAGTACGGGCGGTGCTTGTCGGGCGTGCTCTTGGAGAAGAAACTGAAACTAATCGATGATTCCAAGGGGAAGTTGCTGGAGGAGAAATTGAGGAAGCAGTGCGAGGCCGAGATGGAGTTGTGGGCGAAGCGGCTCGATTTGTTGAAGGAGATATCTGAGCTTCTGATGGATGCCCACAAGAGCTGA